The genomic stretch CCGGAAGATGAGATAGTCGATAGCTTTGAAGCAGACAAGATACTTACAGCCCAAGAACTAAAATCTGATGCAAAAGAAAAAAGCCTGGATAATATGGGAGACGTATTTTCCGATGCCTTAAGTGCCATGGATCGTTTGGAAGATGAAGAACTTCCTACTGCAACCAATGCTGCTGAGACAGAGAAGAAACCAGGATTCTTTCAAAGATTTTTTGGAAATGGTAAAAAAGACAAATCAGATGCAGAAGAAGAACCAAAACTATCAAAAGAGGATAAGAAAAAGGCGAAAGCAAAAGAAAAGGAAGCTGCAAAAAAGAAAGCGGTGAAGGAAAAGGCTGAGAAAGCAAAAGCTGCCAAAGCTCAGGCTAAAGAACCGGAACCTTTATCGGCAGAAGAGAAGGCAAAGCAAGAAAAAGTCAAAGAAGCAAAAGCTAAAAAGGCAGCCGCTAAAGCTGAGAAGAAGAAAGCCGCAGATGCTAAAAAAGTTGAAAAGAAAAAGGCAGCTACGGATAAAGCAGCAATAAAAGCTGAGAAGAAGAAAGCCAAAGCTGAACTTAATCCACCTGATCCGGAGGACAATATTAAACTTAATCCTCTCGGTATTGTGTTCATTATGACTTTTTTTATACTGATTGCAGGTTTTGTAATAATAGGAACAAATACGTACTCTTATAATCTGGGAATAAAGAATGCCAGTACCAGTTACTCCAGGGGCAGATATATGGAAGCATATGATAGTATCTATGGCCTTAATGTCAAAGAGAAAGATGCCGTAACTTATGATAAGATTATTACGACTATGTATGTGTATAAGCAATTGAATTCCTATTACAATTATACAGAACTTCAGAAAAAACCGGAAGCTCTGGATTCCTTGCTTAAAGGGCTTAACAGATATGATACGCATATTGAGCATGCAACTGAACTTGGAATAGAAAAGAACCTGGGTTCTATTAAGAAGCAGATCCTTAAGGAATTAAAGGAGAACTATGGAATGACAGAAAAACAAGCAAAATCATTAAATGCCATTCCTGATCATACAAAGTATAGTCTGGAAGTAATTAATATTGCAAGTGATAATAAATAATACATAATATATGCTGATTATATTATGTAAATTATGTTAATTGAGTATATAATAATATTATTAGGAAATGCCATGAGCTGCGTAAAAGAAGCACATGGCATATTTTTGACTCTGTAATAATAGTTAGGAGGAAACATTGCTCTTCCATTACCAGATAAAGAATTGTTAATATGTTGTTACTAATATAGTGCTAATATAGGGGATATAAGTTATGTATATTTGCTTGCTTGTATAATGGAGTTATGAAAGTTGATGCTCTCAGTCTTATACAAAAATACACCAGCGAACTCCAAATTTATCAATTAGATCTGCCATAAGCGGACTATAATCACATTTGCTCAATGGATTGATAATATTTGCTCCGTCTTTTATAGAATCATAAATTTTTTGAACAATGGATTCCTTTCCTTCTCCAAAGTGCAAACAGAACATCATTGTATTGCCTGAAACGGTATTTTCTTTCTCTAATTCACTCACTGCTATAACTTGACCAAAAACATCAAGCTCAGAGTGCATTAATGTTCCGTCTTCATTATAATAACTGCATATCAACACAGCATCAAATACGTTCTGATAAAACTCAAGAGCTTGAGCACTTCTTTTAACAAAAACCTGCATCATAGACCTGTACATTTATGTTACCTCCGATAATTTGAGAGAATAGAAAGAATTGGATTGCCTGTGCGAAGTTTACATTCAAAATTATTCACATGAAATCATAAAAGATGCGAACTATTACATTATAGACTAAATCTTATCTCTTTATCAATCTATTTATAGAAATTAAAAAATTTTTAAACTTGACATAAGAGAATCAAATTGATAATATAAATTTAATATGTATATACATATTAAATAGTGATTAAATCAAAGTAATAATAATATATTTTATGTTTATGTATGAAATTCTCTAGAATTGAGCCAGATAGTAATAAGTACTTGCTTGTTAAAAAACTGACTTACACATAAAAGGAAGTATAATAATTATATTCAAATATATGTATATACATGAAAATCAATTTTATTAGAAAGGAGAAAGAAATTATATAAATCAATATCCAATGAAACAGGACCCAAGTAAATTTAGGAGAATAGAGGCTGTAAATTAAGTAAAGAAATCAAACGAAGAAAACAAACAAAGAAATCAAACGAAGAAAACAAACAAAGAAACCAAACAAAGAAATCAAACGAAGAAATCAAACGAAGAAAACGAACGAAGAAACCAGACGA from Anaerocolumna sp. AGMB13020 encodes the following:
- a CDS encoding VOC family protein; its protein translation is MYRSMMQVFVKRSAQALEFYQNVFDAVLICSYYNEDGTLMHSELDVFGQVIAVSELEKENTVSGNTMMFCLHFGEGKESIVQKIYDSIKDGANIINPLSKCDYSPLMADLIDKFGVRWCIFV